In Blastocatellia bacterium, the sequence CGGTCACCAGCGCGATGAACAACATGGCCAGCACCGTAACGATCAGCACACGCACTCGCGCATCATTGATCCAGTCGCCGCGCCGCCAGCCTCGCACGCCGGCGATAGCCAGATAGACGAGCGCGACCACCAGGAGCAGTTGAAACAGGTGCAGCAAGATCAACGGCACATCGATTGATAACTCGCCGCCGGAATACCAGACGCGGTAACGCGCCTGCTCATTCACAAGGTTGCTCAACACGCCGTCCGCTTCAAGCAATCCGAAGTGCGCCTTGTCGCCGTGATACTGCTGACGCACGGTGGCATAACCGACCAGGTCATAAACGATCTCGTAAGCCATCACGGCCAACGCGCCGCCAAGAAACTGATAGATCGCGCCGCTCGCATAGAAACGCCAGCCGCGCCGGATGACGATCAATAAACCAATTGCCGCCAGAATGTAGACCGCGTTGGTGTGACACATCACGGCAGCGCCAGCCGCCAATCCCGCGCCGACGCAGTAGCGCGCCTGCTTGCGCGCTTCGGCGATTTCATAAAGGTAATAGCCGAGCAGGACAAACAGCATGGCGACACATTCGTTGCGCACCATGCGACTGCGCTCGACGAAGTTCGGATCAGCGGCGACCATCAGCACGGCCATCAAGCCGCTCGGCCAGCCGAAGAGCCGCCGGCCTATGAAGTAAAGAATCACTAATGAGCCGGCCGCCGCCAGCAGATTGAAGGCGCGCCCCTGCGCCAGCCCCCAGCCGAAGAGCTTGAAGAAGCCGGTCATCAGCCAGTAGTAAACCGGCCTGAACGAATGCCAGGCGTCTTCGATATTGCCGCCGAGATAACGGTACATCGGCCAGGCGAATTTGCCGCGGTAGAGAATCTCGTAGGGAACTTGCAGGATCATGGCTTCGTCGCCGGTGTCCGGCACCGGCACAGAGCCCAGGCGCTGCGCCGCGACGGCGCTGAATCCGGCGACAACCGTGGCCAGCAGCGTCAGGTCAAGATTGGCTGTCAGCTTCTTTCTTCGTTCCATCATTCGGCCAGTCGGACGGCGCGCAACCTGAAGGCATCCCCTGCGGCGTTGGTTTTGATTTTGTAGAATATCGCACCCGGCGAGACCCGCGCCAGCTTGA encodes:
- a CDS encoding glycosyltransferase family 39 protein codes for the protein MMERRKKLTANLDLTLLATVVAGFSAVAAQRLGSVPVPDTGDEAMILQVPYEILYRGKFAWPMYRYLGGNIEDAWHSFRPVYYWLMTGFFKLFGWGLAQGRAFNLLAAAGSLVILYFIGRRLFGWPSGLMAVLMVAADPNFVERSRMVRNECVAMLFVLLGYYLYEIAEARKQARYCVGAGLAAGAAVMCHTNAVYILAAIGLLIVIRRGWRFYASGAIYQFLGGALAVMAYEIVYDLVGYATVRQQYHGDKAHFGLLEADGVLSNLVNEQARYRVWYSGGELSIDVPLILLHLFQLLLVVALVYLAIAGVRGWRRGDWINDARVRVLIVTVLAMLFIALVTGAKRKYVIYMPYLTPWFGLCVGILLRDGWSRIRQWQFAEAATTKTAQRLATIGLVLVVSVYGLLLVRQEAKFVAGVRNPNLASFDEMRLALRDVVPEGVCPVSVMYPVMWLAFPEADRCYASMERRMADLIDIDGKDYALILPADQHPVWLKDADENYHLLGEIQNTPYGDFRIYYTGTEARYRELAPKRYRFFGKRRGHVNLTAPAELRDQSLP